The genomic DNA CAGTCAGACAGGAGATCTCACGCCTGAGCAGTCTCCCTCTCACGGTTCCACTGATCGATCTTCGCCCTCCTCTCTTCGCTGCCCTGCCTGGCAGGCGCCTCCCTTTCACGGTTCCACTGCTCAATCTTCGCCCTCCTCTCCTCGCTGCCCTCCCTGACGGGGCTCCTAGTCCTGGACCTGTGTCGCCGGCACCTGCTCCCATCACTGTCATAGTTGCGGTTCCTCTCGCTGCTCCTCCGGCTATGGTGGTAGTAGTCACCATAGTCGCCACGGTCCAAGCTACCTCCATAGTAGTCGCCGCGGTCCCTAGACCGTGAGGAGCGATCACGGTCCCTGGCATGGTGACGGTAGGGGCTCGGGCTCCGGCTGCTCCTGCTGTGGCTCCTCCCGGACCTATGCAGGTGCCCATACAGCCTCTTCCTCAGGTCCCTGCCTATCTCCTTGACATGCATGAAGTTGCAGTACCCTCCGCGGTTGCAGTTGTGCTCCTCAAACTGCCGGCAGGTGGCCTCCCTGAAGTCGGTGACGGGCGAGAACTCAGCAATGATGGGGCGGCCCGAGTAGAACCTCCCCTGCAGCGCCTGGAGGGCCTTGGCGGCCTGGTCCTCCTCCCTGAACTGCACGTAGACGTTGCCAATGAGGTGGTCGGCGAGGTTGTCGCAGACGTGCAGGTTCTCGACCTCGCCGTGCTTGCTGAGCTCGTCGAAGATGTCCTCGTAGAAGTCCTCGAAGTCGCCCTGGATCTTGACGGGGTCGATGGGGTTGCCCTGCGCGTCCACGCCCGGGGTGATCATGTCGGGGCGCTGGTACATGTTGCAGAGCAGCAGCGTGGGCGAGACAGACGGCTTGTTGTGCAGGCGGGAGCAGCGGTCGCCGTGCCGGCACGCGCCGATCTTGAAGTAGAACGGGCAGTTCACGCGGTCCTTCTCCGTGCCGAAGATCGACGCGAGGTGCTCGGCCATGGCGGCGCACCCTGGATTCGCAAGCTAGAGATCTCTGCACTCCCACCACACGAATCACAAATCAAACGCACGAAGTTGCAGCCAAGATTAACGGGATAACATTCCAGATAATTCAAAGGAAAGGGGACAAGAACTTGATACTGCATGCAATTCATCCCAATTCCGGTGGAAACTGACGAAACCTTCAAAATCAGCAGGCACTTAAATTCCGGATCAAATCGAAAGAAAACGGAACTAAACAAGAGCAAGACTAATCCATAACTTTTATCTCGTCGATTCGCAAGGGGGGGAAGAACCTATCTCCCGACCTGATAAGAATCGACAGAGAAGACACACGAAAGCATCGTCAATCCGATCCGTTTGAACCGAGAGAAAGCGAACGAGCGTAATACGCGGGCACGGGCAACCCAATCCTTTCGAACCTACACATGCATGTATAGATCTACTAGGCGATGTACGGGCACGGgcgcggaggaggcggcgacggcttACCGGAGATCAGCGCCGCCGTAGCCGGAGGGGGAGCAGAAGGTGGAGCAGGGCGGATCTGTTTTGGATAGTTGTTCCAGTAGCATCTGGAAAAGCGGATATAAAGGCCGTGGCGGCGTATCTGGGCGTTGGTTGGGTTTCGGACGGTGGAGATGTggggtttttttttttgaggtgctGGAGACTGCTAGAACCTTCCAGGGGTTTATGGGCGTTGTGGACAGCCCATCGCTGGCCCGGTCCAGCAAG from Triticum aestivum cultivar Chinese Spring unplaced genomic scaffold, IWGSC CS RefSeq v2.1 scaffold28729, whole genome shotgun sequence includes the following:
- the LOC780664 gene encoding splicing factor U2af small subunit A codes for the protein MAEHLASIFGTEKDRVNCPFYFKIGACRHGDRCSRLHNKPSVSPTLLLCNMYQRPDMITPGVDAQGNPIDPVKIQGDFEDFYEDIFDELSKHGEVENLHVCDNLADHLIGNVYVQFREEDQAAKALQALQGRFYSGRPIIAEFSPVTDFREATCRQFEEHNCNRGGYCNFMHVKEIGRDLRKRLYGHLHRSGRSHSRSSRSPSPYRHHARDRDRSSRSRDRGDYYGGSLDRGDYGDYYHHSRRSSERNRNYDSDGSRCRRHRSRTRSPVREGSEERRAKIEQWNREREAPARQGSEERRAKIDQWNRERETAQA